In Papaver somniferum cultivar HN1 chromosome 9, ASM357369v1, whole genome shotgun sequence, the genomic stretch TTTCTTGTTTATAATGTTGTTGGTTGTGTTTATGATGATGGTGGAAGAATGTTCGTGTAAAGTGACCTCAGTAGTAATTGCAGTGGGAAGTTGCAGATTGTGATGTTGGTTATGAATATTGATATTTTGGTATGTAAGAAAATTTGGCAGGATGATATTAtgtctgaaactatctttgtTACTTTGAATACTACTTTTAATATTTCTCCTTTGTGTACTTTTCTTAGTGTTGAAAGATATTGAATAACAATAGAGTCTGATGAAGATTTGAAAGAGGTAGTTTAGTAAGTTGATAATTGTAATGTAGGTGTTTCTGAGATTGTTTGGATGAATCATAAGAGCATCAATCTGAGAAAtgaaaatttggtgtagtgtgaaTTAACTGTTTCTAGAATTGCTATGTTCTAATATTGTTAAGTGCTTGTGTTCAATTCATTTGCAGGTCTGCTTAAACAAGCAAGAGTGTACTTTACGGTGTTAAGAATTTATGTTTACACCGAAATCCATATACCATTATGTGTCGACtattcatagattacctataatttCCATATAAGATCCGTCTTTCTCAAAGGATATACTATTTCTAGATTTAGGATTTGGATTGTGCGCACATGATATGTGTTAAATCTGTATTAAATCTCTaataagagatatttcatgactggtaaaaaaaaatatttcatgaaaatatgaacagATGGCTAATACTTAAATGAAAAAACAGTTTTAATGAAACTCATAACACGAGTTTTGGTGGAGGGCTAaagaacaataaataataatttacATGGGCTTAAGAGATGaattaaatattaaaataccaATACATCCGGATCTGTTGGTGAGATGGCATATCTGACGGTCATAAGGAGCGACTTCATTCTAACTGTCACGCGAACGCGCGAGTGACAGCACGACTCGTGTGGATTTGTGTCTCATTCTGTCTACTCTAGATTTTCTATTTTCTGTTAAATTTATTTTCTGTTAGGCAAGCTGCTTTGGCAGTTGGGTTTCCTATGATACGTGCTTCAAATTTTAGCACCTTGCAAACTTAAATTTTATGAGTGTGGGTTTGTGCCTCAAGGTCGGTAATTTGATCTGTCTGTTCTTATATGTAGGAATGAGGGTGCTGATAGCACATGTAGGAATAGTTGCTTCATCGTTTAAATTTGGATGAGTTTCATCGTGTATATGTCGTTTTCCAATTCTTAACAACTCTTCCTCCTGATACAACTTCCCATCCCATGCATCTATAACCAGGTATCTATGTTTTTTCTACTTCTTCCTGATCCGAATAATGTAGTTGGAAAATCTGTGCTTGAAGACTCAAAAGTAATCTTGGATTTCCTCCAGAATTTACCGAAACTCATATCCAAAATAATTAACTTTCACTGGACTTGCTAACCATCACCAGTAGTCATTGCATGAACAAGTTCCATCTTTAAAATGGTGGAACCGACTAGCATCTCTAACCAAGATCCCACGACTCACAACTTTGCTGACCAACTTCATGAACAAATGACAGTCTCCACAGATTCTCAAGTTCTTGATGATAACAATCTCTGTATCTGCCGTTGTATTCAAAAGCCCAAATGCAACAGCCAACTTCTCGCTATGCACTCCTGCACTTGTACTAGTAGTCTCTTCACTTCTCCTTCGCTTTTCATTCTTCGCTTCAGTCCCATAACTTTCCTCTATCAATTCCTCCAACCTATTCAACATCTCATATATCTCATTGGTCCGAGGGTGATTTCTATCCCCTGCTATAAATAAATGAACTTTTCCCTTAAGCTCGACATAACTACAGCCAGGTTCCTTTCTCAGTTTTCGTTCTCTTATCATCACTCGAACCCTTGCTACTCCTTCCATGTTTTCagcatttgtatatatatttgatAACAACACATAATATCCCACGTTCGTTGGTTCAAGCTCAATAACCCTCTCGAAAGCCAATTCTGCCAACTTAACATCACCATGAATCTTGCACGCTCCCAAAAGAGTCCCCCAAACTGCACCATCAGGTTTCATAGGCATTGAATGAATCAACTCTTTAGCTTCCTGAAGCCTACCAGCCCTACCAAGAAGATCCACCAAGCATGCATAATGCTCATGACCCGGTCGACTCCCATAATCCCTCTCCATTTCTTTGAAGTACCCTAAGCCCTTATCAGTCAATCCAGCATGGCTACAAGCAGACAATACACTTACATATGCTGTTCCATCGGGCTGAATACCGGTTAGTTTCATTTCATTAAAAAGTTCAATTGCAATATCACCATGCCCATGCATTCCATAACCTGCAATCATAGCTGTCCATGAGACAATATTTTTCTCACCCATCTCATCAAAGAGTTTCCGAGCTCGAGCTAGATTTCCGCAACGAGCATACATATTTATCAAGGAATTTGTTAGATAAGTATTAGTATCGAAGTTACTGCATGCAATGCGTTGCTCAATTTCACGACCTATTCGTTGGGCACCAAGATGGGCACAAGAAGAGAGAACACCGACAAAGGTAACAGGATCAGGTTCTACTCCAAATTTCTTCATCTCACCATAAAGATCCAATACTTGAGTAGCAAGTCCGTTCTGTGCATACCCTGATATCATTGCATTCCAAGATATCAACCCTTTCTGAGGAATCTCATCAAAAAGTTTCCGAGCTAATTCAATCGACCCACACTTAACATACATCGTAAGAAGAGAATTCACAACAAATGAATCACAATCTGTTCCACATTTAACATTACAGCCATGAAGAGACATACCAAATCTAATATTTTCCGGGAACGCACAGGCAGGAATCACCCCAAGCATTGTAATGTTGTTAAAAGGAACATCagaagaaaacattttctgaaacaGCAACATAGCTTTCAGGGGCTGAGAATTATGAGAATACCCAGCAAGTAAAGCATTATAACAAACAGTCAATCTTCTCGAGTGCACGTTTTCATCGAATACCCTACGTGCATTATTGATTAACGAACATTTACTGTACATAGAAATCAAAGAAGTTTGTATAAACGGGTCAGGTTCACATCCAGTTTTGATAACGTGAGAATGAATTTGTGAACCGGAGATGGGCAATGAAAGTGAAGCACAAGATTTCAAAGCAAATGGGAAGGTAAAAGAATCTGGAGAATCTCCATGACGGAGCATTTGGCGGTATATTTCTATACCTTCTTTGAAACATCCATCTTTTGCTACTTCTCTCAACTGGATATTCCATGAATTACTGTAGTAACTTCTACTAATAATTGAAGGTTTTAGCATATCACTGGTTCTTTTGGTGAATGGTGATTCAAAATCAGTGTTTGGGGCTTTTTTGAGAGAAATTGAACGAaaatgattttttgtttttcagcAGTTGTTTGAGGAATTTTTGACCGGTTGAATAACAGATGATTTGAATTTGAATAATCACTTTTCACCTTCTACAAGCTCTCAAGGCTAACATGTTTGGTATAAACTTGTCAATTTATATGTGACTTATCTTGTTTAGTAGTAGAAACATACTTATTTTTTTAGGAAAATTAATTAAGGTGTATCATTTGTTCTAGTAATCATCCGTGAAAATTCAAAGAGAAGCTTAAGAGGAGAACAATGGAAGTGACTCTTTCTAATTCGGAAACTCCCAAACCTCGAGCTAGTAGTAGAAAGAACTTGCATGCAGGGAAAAGGGGAACTGAAGCAAGTGTCTCATTTCCTGTAGAAGAACAAGAGCCTGACAGTGATGAAGATAAGGATTgtgatgatgaagaggaagaaccacaagaagaactacaacAAGAAACGCAACAAAAACAAGATAAAGGAAAGAAGAAAGTTGTTACATCAAGGGAGACAGGTAAGCACATTCCTAGTGATGATAATGTGATACGTGCTCGCGAGAATGATTTGccccatggtcttccggaagatggtggAAGAGTGTTGATTGGCTACAAGGAGTCATGGGCGAAGAGAGTTTATGAGACTCCGGATCACAGGGATGCAGTCCACGTACTTAGACACCAAAGTGTCGCATATTGGGATATTTTCAAAGAGGCACCTGAGGTGGTGGCTTTAGTTCAAGGCTCTGGTTTATGGCCTGCTATTTTCTATGCACAAGAGGACTTTGATGCAGTTACAAACTCAGCCTTCAATGAGAGATTTTGTCCGGAGACTTACACATTTCATCTCCCCTTTGGCGAGATAACAATTACTCCCGATGATGCACAAAAGATTAGTGGTCTTAGAATGAAGGAGGAAAATGTGAAATCTGAGGTTTATGGAATGACTTGGGATGAGTTGTATGTACTTGCCGAGGAAACTCTTGGTTGGccaaaagacaagatagaattggAGTTTTCCTGCTCTGCTAAAGAGGTGAAGTTTGTGGATTCTAGCACAAAGATGTTGAAGAAAATCAAGTTCACCACTTTAAAAAAGTGTTTTGGAGATACAAATGAGAAAATTTCAAAAGGAGAGATGGTTATGGACGAAGTCACAGCTAGGCGCACTGCTACCGCGTATTTGTCGTATACTCTAGGAAGTGTATATTTCCCTATAACAGTGGGAGCAAGGTGAATCTCAATATCTacaattgtcaaaggatttgaaAAGCGGCCACAAGTACTCTTGGGGAACCGCAACCCTTTCTTTCCTTTTCGAGCAACTTGGAACCGCCTCTAGGTTATCAAGTACAAATATTGGAGGTTATTTCACCATGCTTCAGGTAAGTTTGCACACTATATTtaaattttgatcactaaactcgGCTTATAATTAGATTTTATGTTTGCGCCGAACCTACTTTAACAAGGTTCGGCTAATGCGATGTTTGACATTTGAGCCGAACTTTATTTGTTCGGCGCTAGGTTGATGTTATTTATCACCCGAACTTTACTCTGTTTCCCTAAGTTAGCAGTCTCAATGATCCAATTCCATTGATCATGATAAAtagtattatttttgttttatatattcttgatgtaggtatggatatatgaccattttccGGAATTGAAATTGGCAAAGGAATATGACAAATGGGTAGATACATTCCCTACCTCGGCCAAATGGATTTTCaaggaaaacaagaagaggaATAAAAAGGAAATCTTGATAGGATTGAGAGAAAAGTTAGACTCTTTGACTGTTCAAGACGTTGTATTTCAACCATACCAGCGGgatgaagaagatgttgaagTTGCTAAAGATGAAGATATGCCATTGGGGATGTACTACGAGCCTTTTTTTTTATCCCGAAGGCTTTACATTGTTTGATCCTCGTCGAGTACTCAGTCAATATGGATTTATCCAAACGGTTCCGCTGCTAGAGGAATCAAAGTTCAAGTTGTTGCCCAAGGGTTCTAAGGGAACTAAGAATACTGATAGTGCATGGAATGCCGAATATGATCCCGATCCTACCATTGAATGTTGGGATAAATTGGAAGAGAACAAATTAAGTTAGGAAAACTTAAAAGAGTTGCGTGAAGATCCTTGTGAAGTTGACCCCTCTTATATatattggtataaccaaatttcacatCCCTTAATCATTAATAGGGAAAGTCAAGATTTGGTAGATGCTAGGAGtggaaatcaaaaacaaaaggaaGTGGAGACGAAGGCGAGGAAGAACTCCAAAGGCATTGAGGATGTTGCAAAGTCTTACCGAACTATGGTATATTGAGTGCATAATTTTAaagttgtttttaattttttttgtatattattgctTATTTGTTTGAACTACATTTTATTAGGTGGCCGGGGGTAAAGACGTGTTGAATATCATGAAGAAGAAACTTGATTGCAATGCACAGACGGAGGTGGAAGAGCAAGAATATATTTACGACCGTTGGGATGGAGTAATCAACAAAGGTGAAGGTGCGTGTGGAAGTGGTGGTAAAAAAGGTCGCGGTGGTGAAAAAAAGGGTGGTGGAGGTATGAATAAATATGTTCAAATTCAAGAACACTTGGTTTTTATTGTTTGGTTTTTAGCAGTGTTCAAGTTTAGCACAATGTTATTTGCTTGAAAAAAACAATTTTATGCTTTCGATGTTTAAGTACAATGTTATGCTTTATTTTTAAGTATAATGTCATGTTTTTAAGTAAAATGTTATGCTTTGAATACTATTGTAAAAACTAAGTTACAGTgtaaggttcggcttatatataaGTAATGCGTATTAGCCGAACCTAATTGCTGACCATCCTTGATACGCTAAGTAAAAAGATCGGCTCTTAAATGTGTAGTCGTATCAGCCGAACCATGTTGGTGAATTCCCTAGTATTCGTAGCAATAGGTTCGGCGCAAATGTCCAATTTTATAATAAGCCGAACTATTTGGAAGTTATAGGAATATTCTAGAAACGAATAAATTACTAAACTGCCCATAAGGTGATATAAAAGCAAAAAAAACCTCATTGGGTCCAAAGCATAAGAAACACCGAAGAACATCTTCGATTCCTCTCCTCCTCTCTAGCCGAACCAACTCGGAGAAAAATGTTACGTTCATATTTCATCGCCGAAATTAATCGTTGATGCATAAAAATTTGATCGCCGATTAAACACAACAATAAAATGGCttgtggaaaacaaaaaacaatggGTAGGCGGTCCAAATCTTCTTCTTGTCCGTCAAATGAAGATCAACAACCATTAGAAGGAGTTCAAACCGAAATTGACAAAGAAGTTCAATCAAGTGAAGAAGAAACCCAAGAAATGAGGATTAGAAGGTATTTCTACAAACCCAACTATTTAATTTGTTGCTAAATGCAGTATCTTTGATTGTTAGATTAGGTTTAATTAGAAAAACCTAGGATTTTTTCTTACACAGAGAAAAGATCGGCtgaaaacatgttatttattACAAGCCGAACTTATATTGAAGAGCAGTTCGGCGTATTCTAAACATTGCCGAACTTTGTATATCTTTGGTTCGGCTGTTTCGACTGGGATACGTATAAGCCGAACTTTTCActgtaaattttattatttaggaTGTGCTATGTATTCTGTAGGATTATACTTAATAATGGTTTTGTATTATGTATAGGAAACAAAAGGCTAATTTATATTATTTAGGATGTGCTATGTATTCTGTAGAATTATACTTAATAATAGTTTTGTACTATGTATAAGAAACAAAATGGTAATTTATATTATTTAGGATGTTCTATGTATTCTGTACGATTATACTTAATTATGGtttttgtaaggaccctcaagctcttcAATGCTATTAGACttgtcaagagacgatttagcc encodes the following:
- the LOC113307598 gene encoding putative pentatricopeptide repeat-containing protein At3g11460, mitochondrial, giving the protein MLKPSIISRSYYSNSWNIQLREVAKDGCFKEGIEIYRQMLRHGDSPDSFTFPFALKSCASLSLPISGSQIHSHVIKTGCEPDPFIQTSLISMYSKCSLINNARRVFDENVHSRRLTVCYNALLAGYSHNSQPLKAMLLFQKMFSSDVPFNNITMLGVIPACAFPENIRFGMSLHGCNVKCGTDCDSFVVNSLLTMYVKCGSIELARKLFDEIPQKGLISWNAMISGYAQNGLATQVLDLYGEMKKFGVEPDPVTFVGVLSSCAHLGAQRIGREIEQRIACSNFDTNTYLTNSLINMYARCGNLARARKLFDEMGEKNIVSWTAMIAGYGMHGHGDIAIELFNEMKLTGIQPDGTAYVSVLSACSHAGLTDKGLGYFKEMERDYGSRPGHEHYACLVDLLGRAGRLQEAKELIHSMPMKPDGAVWGTLLGACKIHGDVKLAELAFERVIELEPTNVGYYVLLSNIYTNAENMEGVARVRVMIRERKLRKEPGCSYVELKGKVHLFIAGDRNHPRTNEIYEMLNRLEELIEESYGTEAKNEKRRRSEETTSTSAGVHSEKLAVAFGLLNTTADTEIVIIKNLRICGDCHLFMKLVSKVVSRGILVRDASRFHHFKDGTCSCNDYW